Proteins encoded within one genomic window of Desertibacillus haloalkaliphilus:
- a CDS encoding molybdopterin molybdotransferase MoeA, producing the protein MLFYNVKTVEETIDIIKSHVQPISEVITLPIGGASGYILAEDIVSKENVPAFARSTVDGYAVHSKDTFGSSESMPSFLTLTNEIKMGEEVTTPLGDGEAMYIPTGGMIPPGCDSIIMIEHCEDIDGLLNTYKEVAPGENIISVGEDVKENEILLKKGTKLRSQELGILGSVGHANVQVYRKVIVGYLSSGDEIMPYDTEQLQVGQVRDINQLTISTLTKEAGADLVNGGIVPDDYESFFAKAKELYNQVDLLVMSGGSSVGTKDYTTDVIAALGEPGVLVNGVSVKPGKPTIFGMANQKPVLGLPGHPASAVIIYKLFGERLIHLLNGSTEHELPNAVEANLSQNLPSSPGRSDYIRVQLKNENNQWWAYPVLGKSGLISTLVESDGMVEIPSEKEGIRQGEVVSVYLFR; encoded by the coding sequence TTGTTATTTTATAACGTCAAAACAGTAGAAGAAACAATAGATATCATTAAAAGTCATGTACAGCCTATTTCAGAAGTAATTACGTTACCAATAGGCGGTGCAAGTGGTTATATTTTAGCAGAAGATATCGTATCAAAAGAAAATGTACCAGCATTTGCCAGATCAACCGTCGATGGTTATGCTGTCCATTCAAAAGACACATTCGGGTCTTCTGAATCGATGCCATCTTTTCTAACATTGACAAATGAGATCAAAATGGGTGAAGAAGTCACCACACCATTAGGAGATGGTGAAGCGATGTACATTCCAACCGGGGGGATGATACCACCCGGCTGTGACAGTATTATTATGATTGAACATTGTGAAGACATTGATGGACTTTTAAATACATATAAAGAAGTTGCACCAGGGGAAAACATTATATCCGTCGGTGAGGATGTAAAAGAAAATGAAATTCTCTTAAAAAAAGGGACGAAGCTACGATCCCAAGAATTAGGCATCCTCGGCTCCGTCGGTCATGCCAACGTTCAGGTTTATCGCAAAGTCATAGTTGGCTACTTATCATCAGGCGATGAAATTATGCCTTATGATACCGAGCAGTTGCAGGTGGGCCAAGTACGCGATATAAATCAATTGACGATTTCGACATTAACGAAGGAAGCAGGAGCTGACTTGGTCAATGGCGGAATTGTCCCTGACGATTACGAATCGTTTTTTGCAAAAGCAAAAGAGCTCTATAACCAAGTAGACTTATTAGTCATGTCTGGCGGTAGTTCGGTAGGAACGAAGGATTATACGACAGATGTAATTGCTGCTCTAGGGGAGCCGGGTGTCCTTGTAAACGGGGTCTCTGTTAAACCAGGAAAGCCGACAATTTTTGGGATGGCCAACCAAAAACCAGTTCTTGGACTCCCAGGCCACCCAGCATCTGCCGTCATTATTTATAAATTATTCGGAGAGCGATTAATCCACCTTTTAAATGGTTCGACTGAACATGAACTACCTAATGCTGTTGAAGCGAACCTTTCGCAAAACCTACCATCTAGCCCTGGACGATCGGATTATATCCGGGTACAACTTAAAAATGAGAACAATCAATGGTGGGCCTATCCAGTATTAGGGAAATCAGGGTTGATTTCAACATTAGTTGAAAGTGATGGAATGGTTGAAATCCCTTCTGAAAAAGAGGGAATACGTCAAGGTGAAGTTGTTTCGGTTTATTTATTTCGCTAG
- a CDS encoding molybdenum cofactor synthesis domain-containing protein, which produces MSGQIKRKIYLEDKPREQALKQLLDQFQIEREVEIVPTSEARGRVTAKPIYATLSMPHYHASAMDGIAVHAEDTYGAHEKRPLHLQEGVQFAYVDTGDPIPEPYNAVIMIEHIQELGQGKIEIIEPATPWQHIRPVGEDVVSGEMLFPQGHCLRPVDLGALLAGGILSVAVVKKPVVSIIPTGDELVQPTVNVQRGDIIDFNSTVFQNHIEEWGGLPVHRGITKDDPDLLKKAIKDAVDDSDIVVVNAGSSAGSEDYTVHIINELGEVYTHGVAARPGKPVVLGKVDNTIVIGLPGYPVSAYLSLEWFVQPLLCDY; this is translated from the coding sequence ATGAGCGGTCAAATCAAAAGAAAAATCTATTTAGAAGATAAACCAAGAGAACAAGCATTGAAACAATTACTAGATCAGTTTCAAATTGAACGTGAGGTCGAGATCGTTCCTACATCAGAAGCAAGAGGGAGGGTTACCGCCAAGCCAATTTATGCTACTCTTTCGATGCCCCATTACCATGCCTCTGCCATGGACGGAATAGCCGTTCATGCCGAGGATACGTATGGGGCTCATGAGAAAAGACCACTTCACTTACAAGAAGGAGTACAGTTTGCATACGTTGATACAGGTGATCCAATCCCAGAGCCTTATAACGCTGTCATTATGATTGAACATATCCAAGAGTTAGGCCAAGGGAAGATTGAGATCATTGAACCGGCGACACCATGGCAACATATTCGTCCTGTTGGAGAGGATGTCGTTAGTGGTGAGATGTTATTCCCCCAAGGCCACTGCTTACGACCAGTCGATTTAGGAGCTTTATTAGCCGGGGGAATCCTATCGGTCGCAGTTGTCAAAAAGCCTGTTGTATCGATCATCCCGACTGGAGATGAATTAGTACAGCCAACGGTCAACGTCCAGCGCGGTGACATCATTGATTTTAATAGTACGGTGTTTCAAAACCACATAGAAGAATGGGGAGGTCTGCCTGTTCATAGAGGGATCACAAAAGACGATCCAGATCTGTTAAAAAAAGCAATTAAAGATGCGGTAGATGATTCTGATATCGTCGTCGTAAATGCAGGCTCATCAGCAGGGTCTGAGGACTATACCGTTCATATTATTAATGAGCTTGGAGAGGTGTATACTCATGGGGTTGCGGCTCGTCCAGGAAAGCCCGTTGTATTAGGAAAAGTGGACAACACGATTGTCATCGGACTTCCTGGTTATCCGGTATCCGCTTACCTCTCTTTAGAATGGTTTGTTCAACCATTGTTATGTGATTACTAG
- a CDS encoding substrate-binding domain-containing protein: MGSEDFIRMNIGYVNGQYIANPLTRGAGVTMSLVRADGLLVVPSNSLGYEQGEEVEVELYKPVEQIKQSILFSGSHDLSVDVLSSLIKEQDVSQQVISSHTGSMAGIMAIRKGEAHVAGIHLLQSESGEYNIPYLKQYLKNVPVVLLKFLQREQGWIVPKGNPKQVQSINDMIEKEILYVNRQRGAGTRLLFDYLLKEATIEPDKIEGYNREMYSHLSVAAAVKSGSADAGLGVYAAANALQLDFVPVSYESYDLVMSQEFYESKQGQTIVETIQSQAFRNQLEVLGGYKMEETGKAIYL; this comes from the coding sequence ATGGGCTCTGAAGATTTCATCCGTATGAATATCGGCTATGTCAATGGCCAATATATTGCCAATCCGCTAACACGGGGAGCTGGTGTAACCATGTCACTCGTTCGAGCTGATGGGTTGCTTGTTGTCCCGAGCAACAGCTTAGGGTATGAACAGGGCGAAGAAGTTGAGGTTGAGCTCTATAAGCCAGTAGAACAAATCAAGCAGTCTATTTTATTTTCTGGGAGTCATGACTTATCCGTTGATGTCTTGTCATCTTTAATCAAAGAGCAAGATGTTTCACAACAGGTCATTTCCTCTCATACAGGAAGTATGGCAGGCATTATGGCGATTCGAAAAGGAGAGGCTCACGTCGCTGGGATTCATTTGTTGCAAAGTGAATCTGGTGAATACAACATCCCTTACCTGAAACAGTACTTAAAAAATGTACCGGTCGTTCTCCTTAAATTTTTACAACGCGAGCAAGGTTGGATTGTACCAAAAGGAAATCCGAAACAAGTTCAATCGATTAACGATATGATAGAAAAAGAGATTTTATATGTGAATCGCCAACGAGGGGCAGGAACGCGATTATTATTTGATTATCTTTTAAAGGAAGCAACCATTGAGCCCGACAAGATCGAAGGCTATAACCGTGAAATGTATTCTCACTTAAGTGTTGCTGCAGCTGTAAAAAGTGGTTCAGCTGATGCGGGGCTCGGTGTATATGCTGCGGCGAATGCTCTACAACTAGATTTTGTGCCAGTTTCCTATGAATCTTATGATTTAGTAATGAGTCAAGAATTTTACGAGAGTAAGCAGGGTCAAACCATCGTTGAAACGATTCAATCACAAGCGTTTCGTAATCAGTTAGAAGTCTTAGGCGGTTATAAAATGGAGGAGACCGGTAAAGCGATTTATCTATAA
- the moaA gene encoding GTP 3',8-cyclase MoaA, translating into MNMADLKTIDAKNRPLRDLRISVTDKCNFRCNYCMPAEIFGPDFQFLPHDRLLTFEEITRLVKIFVQLGVEKLRITGGEPMIRKDLAELINMLSQVDGIKDIAMTTNASLLPNQAKALKDAGLHRVSVSLDSLDDERFARINGRGYRVQTVLDGINAALEAGLKVKVNMVVQKEMNVEDILPMARYFRDRKIILRFIEFMDVGNTNGWKLENVVPSKEIIRLINEEMPIEPVDPNYFGEVATRYRYRDTDAEIGFISSVTQAFCSSCTRSRLSAEGHLYTCLFASSGHDIQTPLRNGASDEELIQLLENIWSKRDDHYSEIRLKDTPGIKRHKVEMSHIGG; encoded by the coding sequence ATGAATATGGCAGACTTAAAAACAATCGATGCAAAAAATAGACCCCTCCGCGATTTACGAATCTCGGTTACCGATAAGTGTAATTTTCGTTGCAACTATTGTATGCCCGCAGAAATCTTTGGCCCTGACTTTCAATTTCTTCCCCACGACCGTTTGCTTACATTTGAAGAGATTACAAGGTTAGTCAAGATATTTGTACAATTAGGGGTGGAAAAGCTACGTATCACTGGTGGAGAACCTATGATTCGAAAAGATTTAGCTGAACTGATTAACATGCTTTCACAGGTCGACGGCATTAAAGATATCGCCATGACGACAAATGCCTCACTTTTACCTAATCAAGCAAAGGCTCTAAAAGATGCTGGGTTACACAGAGTATCTGTTAGTTTAGATAGCTTAGATGATGAACGATTTGCCCGCATTAATGGCAGAGGCTATCGTGTTCAAACAGTTCTTGACGGAATTAATGCAGCTCTTGAGGCTGGATTAAAGGTAAAAGTAAATATGGTCGTTCAAAAAGAGATGAATGTTGAAGATATTCTCCCTATGGCACGCTATTTCCGTGATCGAAAAATCATCTTACGTTTCATTGAGTTTATGGATGTCGGTAATACAAATGGATGGAAATTAGAAAATGTCGTCCCATCAAAGGAAATTATCCGCTTAATCAATGAAGAAATGCCGATCGAACCGGTTGATCCAAATTATTTTGGTGAAGTTGCGACTCGCTACCGTTACAGAGATACCGATGCTGAAATTGGCTTTATCTCTTCAGTCACACAAGCGTTTTGCTCTTCATGCACGAGATCGAGACTATCTGCAGAAGGTCATTTATATACCTGTTTATTTGCTTCATCAGGACACGATATTCAAACCCCATTACGCAATGGAGCGAGTGATGAAGAGTTAATCCAGTTGCTCGAAAACATCTGGAGCAAACGTGATGATCATTATTCTGAAATCAGGTTAAAAGATACTCCTGGAATCAAGCGGCATAAGGTTGAAATGTCTCATATTGGGGGATAA
- a CDS encoding ThiF family adenylyltransferase — translation MDHRYSRQILLNHVGKVGQEKLNNSKVLVVGMGELGTVVVNHLVRSGIGHVSFVDDDRRTNQHHILYDEEDERQGLSTVAIAERKLQQINSSVNIEGIISDITPSTISKFADDVDLILLGTDDVNAQLLMNDYCFKAGIPYIYGDSVGFKGVQATFIPGETPCLRCLVNDSTTKKVRKPGKVISPISDIVACFQTLDAIKYLVGKKETIQPGLLTMNSWDNENFLKPFEQPKEACLCCGAKVYPSLHESN, via the coding sequence ATGGATCACAGATACTCAAGGCAAATCCTTTTGAACCATGTCGGTAAAGTAGGTCAAGAAAAGCTTAACAACAGTAAAGTGCTCGTTGTAGGAATGGGGGAATTAGGTACCGTCGTCGTCAATCACCTCGTTCGATCTGGTATTGGTCACGTGAGCTTTGTAGACGATGATCGCCGAACCAATCAGCACCACATATTATACGACGAAGAAGACGAGAGGCAGGGGCTTTCGACAGTAGCTATAGCTGAACGAAAGCTTCAACAAATTAATTCAAGCGTAAACATTGAGGGGATCATTTCTGATATTACTCCTTCCACTATTTCGAAATTTGCTGACGATGTCGATCTCATCTTATTAGGAACAGATGATGTCAATGCACAACTTTTAATGAATGATTACTGCTTTAAAGCAGGGATTCCTTATATTTATGGTGATTCAGTGGGGTTCAAAGGAGTACAGGCAACATTTATTCCGGGAGAAACACCATGTTTACGATGTTTAGTAAATGACTCGACTACTAAAAAAGTACGTAAGCCCGGCAAGGTTATTTCACCGATCAGTGATATTGTCGCCTGTTTCCAAACTCTCGACGCCATTAAGTACCTTGTTGGTAAGAAAGAAACGATCCAACCCGGTTTACTAACCATGAACAGTTGGGATAATGAAAATTTTCTCAAGCCCTTCGAACAACCAAAAGAAGCGTGTCTATGCTGTGGCGCGAAGGTGTATCCTTCATTACATGAAAGTAATTGA
- a CDS encoding S-layer homology domain-containing protein, producing the protein MYQFKKHEIKIENNELVISLYLDLPNEEFAEELNSKNKEEQVDLEKSAKSYISSKMPNLKNATVKVMAGSLLIASLAFGLPERSPAAAEAAIFEFNDIEGKYYTDPVNVLYEKGILKGYGDGTFAPDRDVTRAEAAAMLARSLNLDTERTVGEPVFDDVEGGWYYGVIAALKEEGIIKGYEDNTFKPNQEITRAEIAKMIVSAYNHLEKNPDADLPFTDVTDGDWFKEYIAAINESEITKGISDTEFAPRENTSRAEASTFIYRSMNVDLFGSTDGKAPIEGISNSTVTINGNEFPLSDDAKGLLNENNQDILSNAVIYALTDRDNVVQKIRYLEITNSGEDKATEQDPLNGHLQLDGENTIIDGPLIISGDYLALNNVTINNDLIVGDELENSLSLNNVTINGETIFKGIRTDASIAESATNDAGLRVTVENSALGDVIINKSNLRFDSKESSFTRLTANTNAVFNGDDNTVVPEFFINEGASEVELNGNIANLEVNTSKPVNLVGKARVTNLRVVNEGALTLGIEGNVEKVEFTNKDSRVTINEMTSIDNIALPEGSEAKNAITNFDEAKKRIQKINDTANPDAEPVNEDVIEIPEDATSAGIGEIYDVNEQFWGVSIAEGFAPTDAEPILWQRTDGSIVEVPHDGTNQLYLNKTEETDGTVNVYYNVDGAWYVISATYVSGELVKVNNDDVTDVTLAPTTAGTGEVTDVNEQYWGVTIAEDFAPTDAEPILWQRTDGSIVEVPHDGTNQLYLNKTEETDGTVNVYYNVDGTWYVISATYQDGKLTAINGNDVTNVTDPLVAPEDPAAAAIGEVTEANERLWGVTITEGFAPTDAEQILWQRTDGSIVEVPHDGTNQLYLNKTEETDGTVNVYYNVDGNWYVISATYQDGKLTAINGNDVTNVTDPLVAPGNATTAAIGEVTDVNEQLWGVTITEGFAPTDAETILWQRTDGSIVEVPHDGTNKLYLNKVEETDGTVNVYYNVDGDWYVISATYVSGELVKVNNDGVTDVTLTPTTAAIGEVTDVNEQYWGVTIAEDFAPTDAEPILWQGTDGSIVEVPHDGTNKLYLNKTEDTDGSVNVYYNVDGAWYVISASYENGNLTAINGEELT; encoded by the coding sequence ATGTATCAATTTAAAAAGCACGAAATTAAAATAGAAAATAACGAATTAGTCATATCTTTATATTTAGATTTGCCAAATGAAGAGTTTGCTGAAGAACTAAATAGTAAAAACAAAGAGGAACAAGTCGATTTAGAAAAAAGTGCAAAGAGCTATATCAGTTCTAAAATGCCTAACCTAAAGAATGCAACGGTTAAGGTAATGGCAGGATCTTTGCTTATTGCCTCTCTTGCCTTCGGTCTACCAGAACGATCCCCAGCGGCAGCTGAAGCAGCAATATTCGAATTCAATGATATCGAGGGAAAATATTATACTGATCCCGTAAATGTCTTGTATGAAAAAGGAATATTAAAAGGTTATGGTGATGGCACCTTCGCACCAGATCGGGACGTGACTAGGGCTGAGGCTGCTGCGATGTTAGCACGGAGTTTAAATCTTGATACCGAGCGCACTGTAGGAGAACCGGTTTTCGATGATGTTGAGGGCGGTTGGTATTATGGTGTGATTGCAGCACTTAAGGAAGAAGGCATCATTAAAGGGTATGAAGATAATACCTTTAAACCTAACCAAGAAATTACTAGGGCTGAAATCGCAAAAATGATTGTTTCAGCCTACAATCATCTAGAGAAAAATCCAGATGCAGATTTACCATTTACTGATGTAACAGATGGTGATTGGTTTAAAGAATATATAGCAGCAATTAATGAATCTGAAATCACAAAAGGGATCAGTGACACAGAGTTTGCACCAAGAGAAAACACATCACGTGCCGAAGCTTCTACATTTATTTATCGTTCAATGAATGTTGATTTATTTGGCTCGACCGATGGGAAAGCACCTATAGAAGGGATCTCTAATTCAACAGTAACAATTAATGGAAATGAGTTTCCACTTTCTGATGATGCAAAAGGTCTTCTGAATGAAAATAACCAAGATATATTATCTAATGCCGTTATTTATGCTTTAACTGATAGAGACAATGTCGTGCAAAAAATTCGATATTTAGAAATTACAAATTCTGGAGAAGACAAAGCTACGGAACAGGATCCGTTAAACGGTCATCTACAGTTGGATGGTGAGAATACCATTATTGATGGACCGCTAATAATAAGCGGAGATTATTTAGCACTGAATAACGTGACGATCAATAATGACCTTATCGTTGGCGATGAACTTGAAAACAGTCTGTCATTAAATAATGTAACAATAAACGGAGAAACCATTTTTAAGGGGATACGTACAGATGCATCGATTGCCGAATCCGCTACGAATGATGCCGGATTAAGAGTAACGGTTGAGAATTCTGCACTTGGTGATGTGATAATTAATAAAAGCAACCTTCGTTTTGATTCCAAAGAATCTAGTTTCACAAGGCTTACAGCGAATACAAACGCTGTATTTAATGGAGATGACAACACGGTTGTTCCTGAATTTTTCATTAATGAGGGGGCTTCAGAGGTTGAGTTAAATGGAAATATAGCTAATCTTGAAGTTAATACGTCAAAACCTGTAAATCTAGTTGGAAAGGCAAGAGTCACCAACCTAAGAGTGGTTAATGAAGGGGCACTTACGCTAGGAATCGAAGGGAATGTTGAAAAGGTTGAATTTACTAACAAAGATTCAAGAGTGACGATTAACGAAATGACTAGTATTGATAATATAGCTCTACCTGAAGGCTCTGAAGCTAAAAATGCAATAACAAATTTTGATGAAGCTAAAAAGAGGATTCAAAAAATTAACGATACCGCAAACCCAGATGCTGAGCCGGTAAATGAGGACGTAATAGAAATACCAGAAGATGCGACTTCAGCGGGTATTGGCGAGATCTACGACGTTAACGAGCAATTTTGGGGTGTCTCTATTGCCGAAGGTTTCGCTCCAACCGATGCAGAGCCGATTCTTTGGCAACGTACAGATGGTTCAATCGTCGAAGTCCCTCATGACGGAACGAATCAACTTTACTTGAATAAAACTGAAGAGACTGACGGCACGGTGAATGTCTACTATAACGTCGATGGCGCTTGGTACGTCATTTCGGCCACTTATGTTAGTGGTGAACTCGTTAAAGTAAATAACGACGATGTCACGGATGTAACTCTCGCTCCGACTACAGCGGGTACTGGTGAGGTCACCGACGTTAACGAGCAATATTGGGGTGTCACGATCGCGGAAGACTTCGCTCCGACTGATGCAGAACCGATTCTGTGGCAACGCACAGATGGGTCGATCGTCGAAGTTCCTCATGACGGAACCAATCAGCTTTACTTGAATAAAACCGAGGAAACAGACGGCACGGTGAACGTCTACTATAACGTCGATGGGACTTGGTATGTCATTTCAGCCACGTATCAAGATGGAAAGCTAACCGCCATCAACGGCAATGATGTCACCAATGTCACGGATCCATTGGTTGCACCGGAAGACCCAGCTGCGGCCGCTATTGGAGAAGTCACAGAGGCTAACGAGAGGCTCTGGGGCGTCACGATTACTGAAGGTTTCGCTCCAACTGATGCTGAGCAAATTCTTTGGCAACGTACAGATGGTTCAATCGTCGAAGTCCCTCATGACGGAACGAATCAACTTTACTTGAATAAAACTGAGGAGACTGACGGCACCGTGAACGTTTACTATAACGTCGACGGGAATTGGTACGTCATTTCTGCCACTTATCAAGATGGCAAGCTAACCGCCATCAATGGGAATGATGTCACCAATGTCACGGATCCATTGGTTGCACCTGGAAACGCAACTACGGCGGCTATTGGGGAAGTTACCGATGTTAACGAGCAGCTCTGGGGCGTCACGATTACTGAAGGCTTCGCTCCGACTGATGCCGAAACGATTCTGTGGCAACGTACAGACGGTTCAATCGTTGAAGTCCCTCATGACGGGACGAATAAGCTCTACCTAAACAAAGTCGAAGAGACTGACGGTACAGTGAATGTTTACTATAACGTCGACGGGGATTGGTATGTCATTTCGGCGACTTATGTTAGTGGTGAACTCGTTAAAGTAAATAACGACGGTGTCACAGATGTAACTCTCACTCCAACTACAGCTGCCATTGGTGAAGTCACCGACGTTAACGAGCAATACTGGGGTGTCACGATCGCAGAAGATTTCGCTCCGACTGATGCCGAACCAATTCTTTGGCAAGGCACGGACGGATCCATCGTTGAAGTCCCTCATGACGGAACGAATAAGCTCTACTTGAATAAAACTGAGGATACCGATGGGAGTGTGAATGTCTACTATAATGTAGATGGAGCTTGGTATGTGATTTCAGCAAGCTACGAAAACGGTAATCTCACTGCCATTAATGGAGAAGAGCTAACATAG
- the uvsE gene encoding UV DNA damage repair endonuclease UvsE: MILRFGYVSTALSLWEASPSRTLTFTNWKKLNEEQRKEKLYFATEQNLKNTLRALHYNIAHGISVYRMSSSLVPLATHPEVKWDYLTPFSGLFKKIGELVADSKLRVSFHPNQFTLFTSPKAHITENAIIDMRYHYSMLKAMGLHKEATMNLHVGGAYGDKDAAVSRFHQNFIKLDPEIRQQTTLENDDKTYTAKETLRVCEHHSIPFVFDYHHHWANPGKEAFEELLPRIFATWEGTKKRPKFHLSSPKSENEYRAHAEYVDIDFALPFIKALKSYGESADIMIEAKGKDKAALTFVEQLSKVRGYKRIDGATIEL, encoded by the coding sequence ATGATTTTAAGATTCGGATATGTATCTACCGCTCTTTCACTTTGGGAGGCTTCACCTTCACGAACCTTAACATTTACAAATTGGAAGAAACTAAACGAGGAGCAACGGAAAGAAAAGCTCTACTTTGCGACCGAGCAGAACCTAAAAAATACACTACGGGCACTGCATTACAATATTGCACATGGTATTTCTGTTTATCGTATGTCATCATCACTTGTACCACTTGCCACTCACCCGGAGGTCAAATGGGATTACTTAACGCCGTTTAGTGGGTTGTTTAAAAAAATTGGAGAATTGGTTGCCGATTCAAAATTGAGAGTGAGCTTCCATCCAAATCAATTTACGTTATTTACAAGTCCGAAAGCACACATAACGGAAAATGCCATTATTGATATGAGGTATCATTACAGCATGTTAAAAGCGATGGGCTTACATAAAGAGGCGACGATGAATCTCCATGTTGGTGGTGCTTATGGGGATAAAGATGCTGCAGTAAGTCGTTTTCATCAAAATTTTATAAAATTAGATCCTGAGATACGACAGCAAACAACACTCGAGAACGATGATAAAACGTATACTGCTAAAGAAACATTACGTGTATGTGAGCATCATTCGATCCCATTCGTTTTCGATTATCATCATCATTGGGCAAACCCTGGAAAGGAAGCATTTGAAGAACTGTTACCGAGAATTTTTGCGACATGGGAAGGTACAAAAAAGAGGCCGAAGTTTCACCTTTCATCACCGAAATCAGAAAACGAATATAGAGCCCATGCTGAATATGTTGATATAGACTTTGCCCTCCCTTTTATTAAGGCACTTAAATCATACGGTGAATCTGCAGATATTATGATCGAGGCAAAAGGAAAAGATAAGGCTGCATTAACATTTGTGGAGCAATTATCAAAGGTACGTGGGTATAAGCGGATTGATGGAGCGACAATTGAGCTGTAG
- a CDS encoding protein adenylyltransferase SelO, which produces MTNSNEINKTGWNLDNSYARLPETFFSEQKPTPVRSPELVILNDQLAESLGLEAETLRNEEAVNIFAGNDVPEGASPLAQAYAGHQFGHFTMLGDGRAVLIGEQMTPGGERVDIQLKGSGRTPYSRGGDGRAALGPMLREYIISEAMFALGIPTTRSLAVVTTGEAVIRETDLPGAILTRVASSHLRVGTFEYATRFGDSKDLKALADYTIQRHFPSLKSDGQRYLSLLQEVTKRQAKLISQWQLVGFIHGVMNTDNVTLSGETIDYGPCAFMDTYDPETVFSSIDVQGRYAYGNQPYIGGWNLARFAETLLPLLQDDQEEALKLAQDVISNFSEMFRNYWMEGMRAKLGLFEADDQDESIIEGLLSMMKKHQADFTNTFRALTMENYEDLTFSSTDDFKKWYELWQTRRSRQGESHEDSQQLMRKHNPVVIPRNHRVEEALDAAVENGDYSVMKRLLAVLSSPFAYTEDQEEYCTPPEPSDRPYRTYCGT; this is translated from the coding sequence ATGACAAATAGTAATGAAATCAACAAAACAGGGTGGAACCTAGATAATAGCTACGCTCGCCTTCCAGAAACTTTTTTTTCAGAACAAAAGCCAACCCCTGTACGTTCCCCTGAGTTAGTGATTTTAAATGATCAGTTAGCCGAATCACTTGGACTAGAGGCAGAAACACTCAGAAACGAAGAAGCTGTTAACATTTTTGCTGGAAATGACGTGCCGGAGGGAGCTTCACCTCTTGCTCAAGCTTATGCTGGGCATCAATTCGGTCACTTTACCATGCTAGGGGACGGAAGAGCTGTGTTAATCGGTGAACAAATGACCCCTGGCGGCGAGCGCGTAGATATTCAACTAAAAGGATCGGGAAGAACGCCATACTCCCGTGGTGGTGATGGTCGTGCGGCACTTGGGCCGATGCTGCGCGAATACATCATTAGTGAAGCTATGTTTGCTCTTGGGATTCCTACAACGCGGAGCTTAGCCGTTGTGACAACCGGTGAGGCCGTCATCCGTGAAACGGACTTACCTGGAGCTATTTTAACACGTGTAGCTTCAAGTCACCTTCGTGTTGGTACGTTTGAGTATGCCACAAGATTTGGCGATTCTAAAGACCTAAAAGCATTGGCTGACTATACGATTCAGCGACATTTCCCTAGCCTGAAATCAGATGGACAACGCTACCTTTCATTGCTTCAAGAAGTCACCAAACGTCAAGCTAAGCTCATTTCTCAATGGCAACTGGTTGGCTTTATTCATGGGGTCATGAACACGGATAATGTTACCTTGAGTGGAGAAACAATCGATTATGGTCCATGTGCCTTCATGGATACCTATGACCCAGAAACCGTATTCAGTTCAATTGATGTACAAGGTCGTTATGCGTATGGCAATCAACCTTATATTGGTGGTTGGAATCTAGCACGGTTTGCTGAAACCTTATTACCTCTCCTACAAGATGATCAAGAAGAGGCCCTTAAGCTCGCTCAAGATGTGATATCGAACTTCAGTGAGATGTTTCGTAATTACTGGATGGAGGGAATGAGAGCCAAGCTCGGGTTATTTGAAGCAGACGATCAGGATGAATCCATTATTGAGGGACTTCTATCAATGATGAAGAAGCATCAAGCAGACTTCACCAATACCTTCCGAGCATTAACAATGGAAAACTATGAAGATTTGACTTTCTCAAGTACAGATGATTTCAAAAAATGGTATGAACTCTGGCAAACGAGACGAAGCAGGCAAGGGGAATCTCATGAAGATTCTCAGCAATTAATGCGTAAACATAATCCTGTGGTCATTCCACGTAATCATCGGGTAGAAGAGGCTCTTGACGCCGCCGTAGAGAACGGGGACTACAGTGTAATGAAACGACTTCTCGCTGTGCTTTCAAGTCCATTTGCCTATACTGAAGACCAAGAAGAGTATTGCACTCCACCTGAACCATCCGATCGTCCTTACCGTACGTATTGTGGTACATGA